The sequence below is a genomic window from Zygosaccharomyces rouxii strain CBS732 chromosome D complete sequence.
GGACCACCAGCATTTAGGATTGctattttttcttcttcattaatCGTGGCTAACTTTTCGGCAATCTTACTATATATGTAAGAGGATAATGCTGCCTTCTTTTGTTCATCAACCACAGTAACTTGAGCAGAGAAAGTTGCATATACTGGTCGGTGATCTGAGAAGAGAATATCCGGGGCGCATCCGTATGTTAATTGTTTCAAAACCTCACCCCTACTAAGGATTCTATCGGTCCATGCTGGAATACGCATCTTTTCACTGGTATCATATGTTTTAGTTCCTGGATCAAACTTGTAAGTAGGATCAAAGTtgatttccatttcattgTAGTAAGGAAAAGCTTCACCAGCGATCATCTGTTggttcaattgatctttctcAAAGAGGCTTCCGTATTTTCTCTCTACAATGAGTCTTCTTACTTCCTCATTGGGCATCAAAATTCTGTAATTGAAATCACCCATCCAAATAATAGCGTCATGATCCCTTATCCGTAAACTACTTGGAAATCTAATATTTTTAACGATGGTTTTATAGTCATTATGACGCTGTTCAACATTTTCTAACCCAGCAGCTAAATGGGAAACTAGAAAACAAAACTTCGTTGcagaatatttgaaactCACGGCGACTGCTCCCTTATTTGAAGTCATCCCACCGAACCCTGTCTTCTTAACATCACCTTCAATGTGCTTGACCCTAGGATACTGCGTTTCACTCACAAAAAGCATCAACATAATCGCACCCAGTTGACTGCTCCACGGGCAACCGTACTTCCTTTCGCCAGAACTGTTCAAATGACTTAATATGATTTTTTCCCAGTGCTGCTTCAGGTAAGGATCCGTCGTCAACATACGGCCCGGTGTAAGTTCAACCACTTCTTCCAAACCAATAACATACATATCTTCCTGTCTTCCTGGTTCAGGAAAAATCCAACTGCTTAAATCCTCTGCAGGAACTTTGCCGCTTAGGTTAAAAGTTCCTGCAAAAACGCTGATgtttctttcaaaagtataCGTAGACCTTCTTTGACGCAAATGATGTGAAATTGTAGAATGAAGAGGGTCATAAAGTTTAATCTTGGAGCTGAATAATTTAGTGTAAATCTTTTTGTACTTCCCTGGATTTCGAACATTTTTAGAATAAGTTCTTTCGATCCAATAATAATTCTCTGACCAAAGCCTATCATGCACCTTAAGGAAAGCTGAGGTAATGTCTAGACCGGAAAGTTCGTTAGTGGCTAGCTCAAGAACCTCTCGACTCACGAGTCTCTCTACAGTATTAGGCCTTTCAATTGAGTCGAATGCACTAATTCGAAAAACACCCGTCTGTTTTCCTATGTAAACACCTTTGTCCCTATTGTAGACCACAGTTCCAAATTCATAAATGTCCTGCTTCAATAAATAGAGCAATTTATGTGGTGTTTTCGTTAAAAGACCAGACCCGTAATCTacattggtaaattttaTTCCCTTTAAATCAGCACAGGTCTTATACCCGTTTCCCAAGGATTCTTGAGATTCGCTCTTAGGTTTCATCAGGTTGACAACACTAACAACACCATATTTGGACGcaatattatcaaaatgTCTATCAAATGCAGCTTGAGTATGTTCAAGGCTCTTCGTCAACTTGAGTTTTCTCCCGTACAAAAGCTGTCCCTCAGTGGTTTCCCAGAAAAGCGGTACGTTACCATTCACCTGTGTATATgagaaaataaaattgcTAGTAGTAACAATTATTTCAGTCTCAATGAAATTGGACACCctaccatcttcatcaataccatcCAAATCAAAGGCATTTTGTTTACTTTCTGCTGAGATTCTAGAAACCAAAGTAATCGTTGCCAGAGAATCAACCATGTCCACTACCTGAGTCTTGTAAAATCCTCTCATTAGAAAAGTAAGAAATTCACCATCAAAGCATTGCTTTTCCTCAGCAGCAATGCGGCTCCTCCAATTAATTAATTCAGTCACTAAGTTCGaattccaaataaaatttttgtcCTGATTGTCAATAGTGTAATCCATACTATGTGCTAAACCATGGCTTTTCAGCACATTTGAAATGTCAAAATTCCTTGAGAAGTAAAAGGTCCCATCACTAAACAGTTTTTTGAAAGCACCACAGGGGTGTTCGTTGGTTAACTTTTCGTAATTTTGTTctgaaatttcttggaaTAAACTGTCAAATACGGGGGTATCCAAACTGTGGAAATCAACATCTAGAACTTTGTAGACATTTTCTGTAGTGACAATATGTCCATCTTCTTGCCGCCATCTCGGGAATCCCACTTTCTGCACACCTGTGATAACGGCTACGAACAGATCACCATTGACAGAGACTAACCCAAGTAACCCATTCAAAATCCGATTCTTGATTTCAACGTAACCATTCTCTTCCGTTAATTCATGATCTGGAATGGATTTTAGAGCAACGACCGGCGTCTTTATAttctgttgctgttgctgctggTTCCCAGAAACGCCAAAGATTCTCCTAAATGACAGATTATAGCCATTAGAAGACAGTACAATACTACGTGGACTCCTACCGATGAAAATTCTCATGATTGCATCTATAGAAGCAGCATTTAGCAACTTTCTTCAGTTTTCACTCGAGGTGTTGTTTTAACAAGTCGGTTCACTTTTCACGTCCCTCGGAAGGTGAAGAATCATCAAACCTTCAACACCTTGAGCTGCAAAACGCATACATAAAAGGGTGATAATTGAAGTTCTTAAGTGAAATTGATACTAATCAGGGAGCTCTAAGGCTCATATTTTAGTTTGTTTGAATGTCCAAGTTGTCGCTGAAATGGATAAGAACTTTAATGACCTCTGTTACGCCTGTAGGATCGGAGACACAGATAACGCTGACAGACTCATATCCACAGGAGTTAACTTAAATGGGCTTGATGAATTCGATAACTCGCCACTTTTTTTAGCAAGCTTATGTGGACACGAGGAGGTGGTTAAATTATTGCTTGAAAGAGGGGCAGTTTGTGATCGTGATAGATTTGAAGGAGCTCGATGCGTCTATGGTGCACTAAATGATTCAATTCGGGATATTTTAGTCAAACGTGatatttcaaaagctgTGGATATAAACCAACCATTTGTTATGCATATTTCATCATTGTTTAAAGACTGGTCCTTGAACACGCATGATATTCAAATAAGTCCTCCAAAAGAAATAAACGACAACGGGTTGAAGTTGCACAAATTCCTATTAAGTACCAGAAGTTTGAAGTTACGATACAATTTATCCACGGTGTGGAACAACAAATCTAAATTAACCACTGATATTCCCACTTCCGTGCTTAatatcattaccaaatttatttatttaatACCAGTATTGCACGAAATCAACATGTCCGATTACAAT
It includes:
- the INP51 gene encoding phosphoinositide 5-phosphatase INP51 (similar to uniprot|P40559 YIL002C Saccharomyces cerevisiae INP51 Phosphatidylinositol 4 5-bisphosphate 5-phosphatase), whose protein sequence is MRIFIGRSPRSIVLSSNGYNLSFRRIFGVSGNQQQQQQNIKTPVVALKSIPDHELTEENGYVEIKNRILNGLLGLVSVNGDLFVAVITGVQKVGFPRWRQEDGHIVTTENVYKVLDVDFHSLDTPVFDSLFQEISEQNYEKLTNEHPCGAFKKLFSDGTFYFSRNFDISNVLKSHGLAHSMDYTIDNQDKNFIWNSNLVTELINWRSRIAAEEKQCFDGEFLTFLMRGFYKTQVVDMVDSLATITLVSRISAESKQNAFDLDGIDEDGRVSNFIETEIIVTTSNFIFSYTQVNGNVPLFWETTEGQLLYGRKLKLTKSLEHTQAAFDRHFDNIASKYGVVSVVNLMKPKSESQESLGNGYKTCADLKGIKFTNVDYGSGLLTKTPHKLLYLLKQDIYEFGTVVYNRDKGVYIGKQTGVFRISAFDSIERPNTVERLVSREVLELATNELSGLDITSAFLKVHDRLWSENYYWIERTYSKNVRNPGKYKKIYTKLFSSKIKLYDPLHSTISHHLRQRRSTYTFERNISVFAGTFNLSGKVPAEDLSSWIFPEPGRQEDMYVIGLEEVVELTPGRMLTTDPYLKQHWEKIILSHLNSSGERKYGCPWSSQLGAIMLMLFVSETQYPRVKHIEGDVKKTGFGGMTSNKGAVAVSFKYSATKFCFLVSHLAAGLENVEQRHNDYKTIVKNIRFPSSLRIRDHDAIIWMGDFNYRILMPNEEVRRLIVERKYGSLFEKDQLNQQMIAGEAFPYYNEMEINFDPTYKFDPGTKTYDTSEKMRIPAWTDRILSRGEVLKQLTYGCAPDILFSDHRPVYATFSAQVTVVDEQKKAALSSYIYSKIAEKLATINEEEKIAILNAGGPLIDGIDEESVSTVHEDTPASAKHKRTLKPPSSELRRWWLGNGKQVKVVLDVDSKQYMVNPKKPVNPFMENEEPLFVQKPNHHT